The Styela clava chromosome 3, kaStyClav1.hap1.2, whole genome shotgun sequence genome includes the window ATGCCAGTATTGGTAACACAGTCACAGCACATTTGCCATTGATCTGCAATTAAAACATAGAGAGCCATAGCCTCATAGGAAAGAATCCCATTTTAAATGATCcgatacaaaataattacaGAACATGGTAGGCCACATGACCCTTGTTGTGTTCAACTTCCAACTTCTGTACTGATTCCATGTCAGACCTGGTCAGAATACAAAATGACAGACATGCTCCATAATAATTTTAAACCATCTTATCTGTAGCtgaataaacatgaaaattccCATCCTCTGCTATAGTTGGTGCGTAAGTGTATTTAATtacttgtttgtttatttttagctTGTTTCCTTCGTTCTTATTGGAACGGCTTCTTATGCAAAAGCAGCAGGATATATTTACAGTTTTGAAATTGCAGGAGGTctgtacaatttttttgttgttgtgtaTCTGTTATTACTGTATTGTCTATTGATATACTCAATCTGTAATACCACAAATTGAGCATGACTTACTGCAATGAtgttgttattacttatcgattttaatgttagtatgttgataggtattcgtctgtctctctgttagatgcacgcgatatctcactctctgttagatgcacgcgatatctcacaaaagcgagattgaatctgctccaggttttgcacgtgcattcatcatatgtcggaccagaagcctattgattttggatgaattatgtcgtataattagcgagttattatttaattagtgatgggacacgaggtgtcactatggagtaagagcgctgttttgggggatcccctaactttcgatcgataagtctttgttCTCTGGTTGGAATTTTTTccaattctaaatttaaatGATCTATTTCCATGCATGATTGCCTCTGCGAAAGTGGAAGTATACGACCATGACTTTTACTGTGTAGTTTAAAATGAAACTGTCTGGAATTTACGTTCAGATAAATCACATTATTGACTGATGGTTTGTTATTTTTCAGGGATAATAGCTTGCGGATTATTTCTTTTCTTCATATCAATACTTGGATTGATCGCCTCATCAAAGCATCACCAAGTGCTGCTGTTCTTTGTATCCTTTAGAAAAAAACTTAgggtttgaaaaattttgaatgaatctTGCATTATAATCTTGCCTCCTGGTACAGTAGGTAAGCGCTGGGCCACTGTGAAATTATTGGGTGAGCTTTTGCTTGCACTATCATGAATTGGAGTTTAATTCTAATTGCTCGTACGGATTTGCTTTTTTAATACCTTGTTCAGAGAGtataaaaatgagaaatacTCTTAGTTTGCCAAGTGCTTGCCAATCATaatttatacctaaaatatgCCCTgctttatctttttattttgggttttaaatgaatttaaattgtgttcattataaaatttatttcataaactTGGATGAAAATTCCACTGCTTAGatccgtggttctcaaactgggcgtcgcgtCGCCCAAGTgtgtcgtttcaatattgatagggcatcgcaaaacttttcttcttttgtggaATTGTTCCTGCGGTGTGTAGAAGTCAAAATTCCctttattctcgtttaaatcacaCTTGAAAACTGGAGATGGCAATATACTAATTAATCAATCTTATCTATATGTGACCTCACTAACGTCACGGCCCGGGTCATTTAATACtgttccaattatgacatcacaaacaCTGAGTCGGGTCAGCTCGAGTCATACATATTATTCATTTCTAATCCTTTCATGAACTTGGGCATATCGATCAATGTTGAGCGACGTTCAGCACTTCGTCTACGTGTTGATTCGAACGACTCAATATTGACACCACAGCAGTTCTCTTCAGGCATAATTTTAATGAAACTCATTTCATAAATGTCTTTTATTAAAAGGTATCAAAACATTTTTCATGGGGAGTCGCAACTTGATCATTCGGATGGGGTTGCAATaccaagaagtttgagaaccactgacttaGATGATAGATTAGTACTTGTAGATCCAGTAAAACATCTTTGATCGAATACTAAATAAGAGTTACATCTGAATAATCTATAATTTTctgtactcccgaagtatgtgtaccaggttagggttatgccataataaaaggtacaaatactatgagagtcacttgactagtctccaaactcgtaataaaactaaaataagggaaattggaatgaaattatggcctaactctaacctggtacacatactacgttccggtgtccaccatcttggttcacatacttcgagggtgcccatttttcaataaataaataccgCAAATAATGATATGGAGGTCAGAATATTGTATTAACAAGGAATTCTCTTACCAGATAACTTATTGTTCAGTAATCATATACACTTTTAATAGAGAATACATAATATTTAAGGAAGATACATTTTAATAGCTaatttggtcatttttttaatcaaatactTTTATACTACGCCATTTCATATACCAATATCTGGTTCCAAACACAGTTGCTTATTTGAATATTGTTGGAAACTATAATTTTGATATCCAATCTGATTCCTCATAGAATAATAGTTGAAAAAAATCCTTGACTCACATAATATCAGTACTTTGTAGTTTTGTTTCTCCTGTTCCTCATCCAGTTCTCTGTATCAATTGCCTGTCTTGCATTATCTAAATCTGATGAGGTAAGAAGACTGATTAATAGTTCTACATTTTTTTTCTACTCATGATTATAATCTACTGCCACACACAGCTGCTTCGCTTCTCCGACTGTAGAAGTTCTTGAAATCTTGTTCCAATCATTTTAATTTAGGCTCACTGCATTGATGTTTCGGCCTATAATGGTAGCTCCTTGTATGTCTATCATTAGGTAATAATGCTGTTAGTAGTATAGGAAGCTTGTTTGAATGTAAAGACGTGGattgaaacataaaaattgTAATGTTTGACTGTTTGTTAATGGCCATTTCAAACCCGGAATATTATACATATTAAGTTAGTTAGCACCCAGTTATTGAACAACTTAAATAATTCCATTTTTAGAAAGCACTCCTTCAAGGTGCATGGAACATAAGCAAACCAGAAGTGACCGACACAGCAGAGACATTATTTCATTGCTGTGGATGGAACGAAACTGATTTGATGAATGACGACATTACAAACCATTGCGAAAATGAGGTGGTTTGTtgatttggaatttttttatgacTCGACCTTGAGTAAGGCTCTGTGCAAGCAACTATCGATATATAGTAttggattttacatattttcctGGGGGAGAGAAAATCCGATAATATTGTTTAatcgtatggcgaaccatggaCTATTGTcccgttaccagtccatgtctggtatgggactAGTTAGCCCAGGGGTGGgaaacttctctagtcggcgggctagatgtgggaaaatgaagtcctcggcgggccggattattacaaaatatacttcggtatccaatctttgttaaatgctcgacactctctgtcaactttatgtttcttgggatattccatggttaatggaacttgatataaaatctaatttctaaaatctatttatatttagaatctaaatataactgataacagtagtgggaAATGTTTACAACACTCTCTGCTTTGACTTTAtattgtttaacaagtgtgctaacgcaattgtttgttcactaaggcaatgATGCGCCACacagcatgatgcgccacacaGCTGAGGATGCAGATATTAGATATTGCAGGGACTTCACTTGAGTAGGATGAGGGCCCAAATGTTGGATAAGCAGTCCTTTTTTTAAGTTTCAGCCATCACTGTGGTGGTCTTTAATGGATAGCACTGGTATCACCTATGCTGGTGcgtttttgataataatatgTTATCATCCATGCCCATCATTGCTTGGAGTAATAATTTGGGGGAAAGCGTTGAAAAACTTTACAGGCTAACATTAGTCACTGATTCTCTTAGAATTACAAGAACCGATCCTCTTATTCTCaacatatttttacattttttcatcATAGCTGAAAGCTTGTGTCAAAGAGGTTTCAAAGGATTCAGATTTACCAAAGTGTCAGCCATGCAGCGTTGTTCTAACTGAGAGAGTAAGTACATTGCTGGTTGCAACTGGTGGAATTGGCTTTTTCTTCAGTTTGATGGAGGTGAgtctcattttttatatttgctaCTTTGTCTAGTAAAAGTACAGGAGAGTGTGTATATTTGTTTGAGAGTTAATAAGTGATCAGTAACTTGTGGATTAACGTCGCTATTATCATTGTCTACCTGGCTGTCGCATTATGCTAAGTGTTAGGTCAGCGGTTCCCAATCAGTGCCCCATCAAGGGGGCCACTAGTCGCAGTTGGAGAGGGGGTCACATTTGAATGTAAGAACGGGCCCAAAATTCCAGCCAGGCCCGTGGGTAGTAAACCtgacccgagcccgactaattaactggatttgcaggcccgagcctGAGAAAAACCCGAAAATTCATTTAGGTGTTCAATgaattgcaagagtttagtgcAGTATGTGTCGTGTTCATGAGACAACTTCGGTTTTTTTTCCCCAGACCACGATTTCTTGTGGCTAAAACCAGGACGAAACGCCTCATtcaaaaaagtcagcgatagagaagcccgacccgaacATAATGCTCGAATTTCGGGTCGGGTCTGGCTTGGGCTTCAAATCTTAGCTCAAGTCACAATGCTAGTCACAAagctgattttacttttcccttcacaagtttcattttttgataaagttatttcacagggtgttttcattGAGCAAATTGTTTtatcataatgggatttggaatctaccaatcaaaataacacttcAAACATCACAGGAATAACAAACAGTGGGACCATGAGTACTAAAAGCCTTGAGAAggggccacaagccataaaagattgggaaccccTGTGTTAGTACGTGGGAACCCTTTTTTCAACACCCTTTTGATGGTTCACGTAACGACTAGTCGAATAGATTCCTTCACCACCAAGCTTTTGAAACAAAGTTCTTGTTTACTATTCCCAAACCCTGCATGAACTGGTGACTGGACAAGAGGgtatatgcaaatatttatcTCATGGGCTTCCTCTCCCATTTATTAAATATGTGTTGAGTTTGAgtttatgaaaattatttaaaaagaatgttcattccaacattttgaattttgattATTACAATAAGTCTCAACAATGTCCATATCCAATCCAATCTAACTCAGTGATTCTCAACCGTGGCTCACTGTTGCTGTTCACtgttaatttattattattcacccaataaagtaattttttaaTACGATTGAAAAATTAGGACAGTTGGAGAGTTGCCCTCCACTCGTAGCTATTAGGTAGATCTGAGTGTAACTTTTAAACCTTCTATTATGAGTTTTTCTCACAATGTTTAGCCTGCATTTCAGTACACCGAATTTATTGTTTGCAGTTTCAAATTACATAATCGAGTTttattttgttgctattttaattTGGGTTGTTTGTTATGCAGCCCCCTACAACTTTAAAGTTGAGATGCGGCTCTGacattgaaaaaggttgagaaccaatGGCCAAACTGATCTATTCATATTTTCTCTTCAGTTGATGGGAGTGTACCTAGCTGTCCGATTTCGAAACCAGAAAGATCCAAAAGCAAATCCAAGTCAATTTTTATGATGAGTAATCATTGAGTGACTCATCAATTATTAAATGAATGAGATTTTACGAAGCATCGAAACGTTATCTTCGAACTGacttataataataacaatttatatattaaaatagaaaatgacAGAATTTTGTGCGATCATGCGTTTTTGTAGATATATTTGGAATATACAAGTCAGTTCACAGGAAATAAAAAATGCAGTAGAATCCTTATTTTATTACAGTTGCACATTATTGCTATGGTTCTCATAGATTTGGCTGGTAAATAAACGATGGTGTAATACATGTTACCTTTATATATTTGCGGGAGTGCAGTTGCGGAGTTGTCATTTGTGTATTATTATTGCTGTTATATAACTCTAATATAGAATTCAATCTGCTCTGATAATTGCAACATACATAGTGTATCATCTTTACACATGTTGACcccaaaaaacaataattttttatgaaaatttattaacaCTTGAATTTCTGTTTTTATATGATTGTACCTGGAAGTTTCATTAGTTcggacgctttgcacaaaaggtATGTTTTCTTGATGATATGTTTCAAACGCCCTGGGTTCTGGTTTTTGGGAATCACTCTGCATGTGAGTTGAAGTACGATCACAAAAGCCTTAGCATGAGATATTACTGGTAATACATTAACTACCACTAATGGGCAGTGGAATATAGATGTTTCCTATTTTATGAAGCATTCGAAATAATTATAGACTTTGGTGTCTTTgacattattattattcagaATGTATCCTCAGATATATATTTAGTATGCAGTTATTTTTACTTGAAACACGGTGCTTAAACTTGGCCAAATCCTATTATATGTATCAGATAGTTGACTATTAGTTGTCGAAATACTTTATCTACTCCAAGTTTCCCTGCATTGTATTAATTATATTAGCTTACTTGTATAGCAAAAGATGATCAAATGAAGATCCCCTCCACAGGGTAAATCAAATAAAGACTCTCCACTCAGGGTGAAACACATGAACGCCCCCCCCCCTCAAATAGGTTTGTGGGGATGAACTTCAAATGATTTGTTTGTATTGGAATATACAACTGGAATTGTGACATTTATAAATTGTaacatgaatatattttttcattgagtGGATTTTGCAAAGGCAATTTGATAAACTATTATTCCATCTGTATTACAATatacaaaattcaatttctCTTATGCATGGTATTTTCTTTTTGCAATATTGTTCATTTCGGAGATGAtcatatatatcaattttcctTGCGTCTGATTCTGAGTTTTAAATCAGCGAGAGATTTAACGATATTCCACTGAATACTAAGCAATATATAATACGCTGGTATTGGTCCTCCCGACCTCCATATATGTTGTGTGCCCAACAGTTTTGATTGTCTTATGCTGCTGTGTTGAATTCCCACCAACCAAAATAAAACCATGGATTTTTATGCTTCGCCTAATGTAGTTTTTTACTAATTTAGTTTTTTTCACATAACCTATTAAGATTGTTGCAGTCaaattatgtgtttttttattttatttattacgtATAAATGCATGACATGTTCAATATGAGGACACAATTTACCTGCAGCCGACTGGGTTTACAATGCCTCACTGTAAGAAGGTGGCATTATTGTTTATTACAGCAACGAGCCTTCTAGGATAACTTAAACTAAAAGCATTTTTCATTGGTAATATAGGATAATACTAAATTTTAATGCATTAGTCTGTTTATTCGTTAGAAAATctacaattaaattatttacattgctgaaatatgaatattaaCATTAGGgtgaatattattatttgtgatAACAAGAGATTTCTGTGGCGTAGGGCCAATGGTTCATCCCCTCCCCCCaacttttttttagtaatttgaGTCAAATTACTACTTATTCGAAATGGACCTTTGACCGATAAATATATTAAGTAATTATGGTAACATTTGAGCTGTTGCAGAATTGATGAAACACCATCGGTTACACATTTTTTTTCCACTCTcatgttgttttattttgtaatattcattTGTTGGGGTTTCAATATATATGTAGGTATATATAGCAGACATTATTTGTAGTAcctataatattattttatctaaaattcTGTGCATTTGCCCTTCCTATTATTAGGAAGGCATGCAggtgggtgctccagaagtgtgtgtaccaatatggaggtaactaattttgtacgCCTACTTCACAGGAATTCACTTGGCTTTCACCggcagtccctgaactcgtaacagaactaaaataggaaaaatcggaataaaataatgcCCTAACcataaccttgtacacatactacgggagtacctgcAGGTGTGCTGAATGAAATGTGAATCCCGATTGCACATCAAATTTCCCAAACTATTTCCTTATTCTGACATCTCGAAAGGACAGTCTTTTTATCTCCATGGTAACATGGTATTGGCCAATGATCTCTTTGCGAAAACCAGGCATTGTGTTGCACAAAATTCAAGCGAACCATGCCTCTTTTGGAGTCTTGCAGTCATGTGTTAATTAAAATAATCCTATTTATTATTCAATACCTGCTGCAAGTATGGATTATCCCTGTTTCTTGTATGGACCGCAAGGTGGCCATGTTTTATATCCATCGGCGATTTTTTTTGACCATACTAATCTAATTCTTTAAATGTATTGCATTCGAGACTGTCAAACTTTTCTTTCTTATTGCCAATATGTGGCAATGATCACAAACACTGGATAATAGACCAGTGAGGGGTTATTTATGAGCGATGATCGTTCGGCTCTAGTTTGCAATGCAGTCACGCTGatgtttttatttcagttgTCATTTTACTTCAGAGTATGAGAAGTCCTGTGTTACATATATCAGAGTCAGAGACCATCataatttcactttttttgtGTGCTTTTAtatactattattattattagagtGTGTTGTACATAATCGTGCTTACAATGTGACACTGCAATATATATGAATCTGAAAAAAGAATGGGTATTCAAACACTGGACTATGGCATCAGTTTCGAAAATCAAACGAGGAAAACAGCAGAACCATGAATACATATGAGTCACATTCGCTTAAACTTAAAACTCAAACCTCCAGGGGTGTTTATACAACATTTAACTCGACCTGTTTCGAGTTATTCCTATTCACGCAGCGTGGTGGCGAATTTCCAACATAACTTCTAGGGTGAGGTAAATGtattttgcgttttttttgTTGCTGTTGCAACCAGGGCTGTTGAGTTGTGAATTTTACAGTAGACTCCGGTTTAAGATAAAAtaggatttacaaatttatcccAGGAGAGAGAAAAGTCGATGAggcagcttaatcatatggcaaaccacggcctctcgtcctgttacAAGTCTCTTTCTAGAATTTAATCAGCacgttatttgttttcggaatcaCGGaatggaggaagctgtaaccgaccagctgtTACTTGAACtaccctacggcgacgaggagtcctaaaatcctctctcacataactatccccgcacgGGATGCGGATCCACGTAGGGTAATCAAAGgagcggtggcgagcgtattcctatcGAACGCTTAGCACCATGCGCCACACCGCTAAGCCATACATACCCCTTATCAAAAGAGAATGAGTCGAGCTACGAGTTCGCAAAATTAGAACGCAGAACAGCGCATAAGAAAAACACCACCAACAACATaatgacaaaacgatccattCAGTGTccaaaaagttattttttgatattggtATACGTAGACGCTTTCTTGATGTAATCTTTATTGGAGCAATAGACGTCAAAGTGTTTAATTTTATAGTTTGGAAATTCTGTACCAGAGTATGAAAAAGATTTATCTTCACCAAATCGGCATCCATAACTTAAAAACCTTGGGCAATAGAATCAAGAAGAGGTCACCTGGCTCATTGTGGGATTGTTCCATATGTCAGTCGCGTTTAACAATTAATATTTGAACAGTTTATTTATAACCTTctcaatgaaatatattttaggcGCAAGGATGGAATGACAAAGAAATGTTTCTAAATCGTATTGCTCTCACCTAGAATTACGTTAATGAAGAGTTTTTAAGGCTAGACTAGACCTAAGACGAACTTATCC containing:
- the LOC120342266 gene encoding tetraspanin-13-like; translated protein: MCGGFNCSKNALTALNILFLLVSFVLIGTASYAKAAGYIYSFEIAGGIIACGLFLFFISILGLIASSKHHQVLLFFYFVVLFLLFLIQFSVSIACLALSKSDEKALLQGAWNISKPEVTDTAETLFHCCGWNETDLMNDDITNHCENELKACVKEVSKDSDLPKCQPCSVVLTERVSTLLVATGGIGFFFSLMELMGVYLAVRFRNQKDPKANPSQFL